ATTATGGTAGTTCAGGGTTGTATGCTTACCTTTGCGGTGATCATAGTGCTTATTAATCTTTTCGTCGACCTTGTTCATCTTTATCTTGATCCATCAATCAGGTCTCAGGAAGAATGATATATGGAACACTCATATTTTGATGAAAAGCTGGTATTTTCCGGAATGTACAGAGTATGGGGAGTTTTGCGGAGCAACATAATGCTTACAATTGGAATTTTATTATTTGTTCTCATTTCCATGATGGCCGTAATGGCTCCAGTGATCTCTCCACATGAGCCTGCAGAGATACACTTTGAAGAACGGTTATCTCCTCCGTCAGCGTCTTTTCCTCTCGGAACCGATCAGTTTGGAAGGTGTATTTTCAGCCGTATAGTGTACGGTGCACAGACTTCGCTCTTCATTGCAATCATTTCGACTCTGATCACAGTGTCTGCAGGAATTCTCATAGGGATGTATGCAGGTTATTTCAGCAGATGCGATGCCTTCCTGATGCGATTGACGGACATCATGCTTGCTTTCCCAAGTATAGTTCTTGCGATTGCGATTGTGGGAGTTATAGGCCCAACTCCTGCAGGAATTATTCTTTCTCTTTCCATTTCGGGTTGGGCAAAGTACGCACGAATGATCCGAGGATCTACTCTTTCGCTAAAAAATGGTGGATTCGTTGAAGCAGCCAGGGCACTTGGCGCTTCTGAGAAATACATTCTTTTCCACCATATTCTTCCCAACAGCTATGGACCTATCATAGAGGTCGCAACACTTGGACTGGGATCCAAGATTATTGCAATCTCCGGGCTTGGATTTCTAGGGCTTGGAATCCAGCCTCCCACCCCGGAACTGGGGACAATATTGAAGGATGGACTCGTATATCTACAGACTGCTCCGATGATGTCTTTATCTGCAGGTGGCATGATCATGCTGTTTGTCCTTGCTGTAAATCTTATCGGTTCCGAACTGAGATCCATTACTGATCCCAGATCTAACACAATAGAACTTTAATTCGCAGATATAATTGAGCTTTAATTAGCAGGCAAAAGAAGTTAAAAAGAAATTTTCGGCTCAAAGATGTCGATCTTTACTTCCATTGGGAAACATGATCATATAAATTTGGTATTAAGCCATTTCTGGAACTGAACCCAGATAATAAAAATAGAGTTCTATGTATTACCTTGATAGAGAATGTATATTTTAGAAATTATTTGTTTTTCTGTCTGTCCTACACATCGAATAATTAGATAGTAGGGCTCATGTTCACAGAAGCCCGGTCTTTATCTAATACTTCATCTAATACTTCATTTGCTGGCCGAAGAATTATAAACAAACTCTTTATTCGGCCTTAATGCGCTTGATGGTTGTAGGACGCTCTTTTACCAGGATTCTGTGCCCGCAGTAGGGACATCTTATGCCTGTGTACTCGTAGTCGATTTCCACTTTCTGCTTACATCGAGTGCATTTGTAACCCATACAACCACAACCTTACAGATTTACTTTGCCTCAGCAACATTCTTCATGGTGCGCAGAAGAGTCTGACCTACACTGGTATACGGAATATAGGTTCCGCCAGCGAAGGTGTGCCCGCACTTGCTGCACTTCCAGATACCGGTTCCGATCCTTTTAACAGTCGGGCGAGCGCATTTTGCACATACATGCGGGGCTCGCATGCGTTCTTCCAGGTCTGCAACAAGCTTCCTGTCCTTTCTTCCATATCTGGAGCCAAATCTGCCTGCTGATCTGGAAATTCTTCCTTTCTTAGTAAACTTTTTT
This region of Methanosarcina flavescens genomic DNA includes:
- a CDS encoding DNA-directed RNA polymerase subunit P, whose protein sequence is MGYKCTRCKQKVEIDYEYTGIRCPYCGHRILVKERPTTIKRIKAE
- a CDS encoding 50S ribosomal protein L37ae; its protein translation is MAKKFTKKGRISRSAGRFGSRYGRKDRKLVADLEERMRAPHVCAKCARPTVKRIGTGIWKCSKCGHTFAGGTYIPYTSVGQTLLRTMKNVAEAK
- a CDS encoding ABC transporter permease, with protein sequence MEHSYFDEKLVFSGMYRVWGVLRSNIMLTIGILLFVLISMMAVMAPVISPHEPAEIHFEERLSPPSASFPLGTDQFGRCIFSRIVYGAQTSLFIAIISTLITVSAGILIGMYAGYFSRCDAFLMRLTDIMLAFPSIVLAIAIVGVIGPTPAGIILSLSISGWAKYARMIRGSTLSLKNGGFVEAARALGASEKYILFHHILPNSYGPIIEVATLGLGSKIIAISGLGFLGLGIQPPTPELGTILKDGLVYLQTAPMMSLSAGGMIMLFVLAVNLIGSELRSITDPRSNTIEL